GGGAAGGCTGTGCACCTCGCCACCCGCTTTTTCCACAACGTCTGCGCCCACGATCTGATCCACGGGCCAGTCGCCGCCTTTGACAAGAACCTGCGGGCGACACGCCTTGATAAGCTCAAGCGGTGTAGATTCATGAAAAATCACGATGTAATCCACACAGGAAAGTCCGGCCAAAACGAATGCACGATCATCCTGATTGTTCAGAGGACGATCATCACCCTTGCCGAGCATCTTGACGGACTCATCGGAGTTGAGGCCGAGAATGAGGGCATCGCCAAGCGCACGGGTTCGAGTGAGCAGGTCCACATGACCAGGGTGCAGCACGTCAAAACAACCATTGGTAAAGACCAGCCTGTGGCCGGGCATGAACTCCGCCTTCTTTTTCAAGAAGGTGCGGATGGACATGAGTTTAGGATTTGCAGGCAGGCCCACGCGGCGTCACTCCCTTGGTTTTCAATTTGGATGTGTCATGAAAAAGCATGAGTTCAAACCAGTCCATGGCAAATGCCAAGGCGACATGCTCGTTTTCCAATATCGCTTTCTGACGCTTTTCGTCCACCTCAACGCGTTCAAAAAGACGCATTTTAGTGATGAACCGCTGAAACTCGTCGACTTTATACAGCGCCAGCGTCGCCATATGGCTCATTTTTTCAGAGACGGGGCGGCCTTCCTGCTTGATGCGGGACAGGATGTGCATGTACCGATCATTATGCGCAGTATATTCCTGAAAACCCTGATCTTCCTTCCATGATGAACCAGTCCATTCGTCCTTTTCAAGGAACCCCTTACAGTGGTCTTCCTTGACGATGAAAAACTGTTCGGACACGCCGCCCTTGCCGTCTGGTTTGGTGGCACGACCCAACGGATACATGCGGCAGGCACCCGGACGGTCATTGTAAATGCGGCACCCCTTGTCAGTAACAAAGGCGCAGGTTCGGGCCAAGTCATCAGTCATGCGGAACTTGAACACCGGAAAGTTGGTGTCCGGCGCATGATGTCCGGTAGTATACACACGCAAAAAATCAATACTGGACATATCCAGAGCTTCACGCATGCGCAGGATGTCGTAAGGCGTCAGGATCATATCCAGATCGCTACAACAGTCATTAAAACACTCAATGCCGGGATAACATTTAAAACAATATGTCTTGCCCTCTTCCAATTCGGGAAGAGAGGCCAGAAAATCTTGGGTCTCATCGTTCTGCATAATTCATCTCCGGGGTGAACAACCCCATTTTTTCAGCCACAGGAACGCCTGGCAGCCGCAGATGTCCTAGCACTTGCAGACACAGAACGCAAAGAACCAGCTCCCCCATCGGCAAATGACCGATAACGAAAGAACCCCAGATAGAAAAAGCCTATCCAGATAACGCCTATGCACACGAATGCGCCTATAAATGTTTGGGAAAAATGAGGGGATAGGCGACTGAGAAAAGGAAAAAGGGAACCTTTCCTTTTCTCAGTCGCCGAAGTTT
The genomic region above belongs to uncultured Pseudodesulfovibrio sp. and contains:
- a CDS encoding YkgJ family cysteine cluster protein; the encoded protein is MQNDETQDFLASLPELEEGKTYCFKCYPGIECFNDCCSDLDMILTPYDILRMREALDMSSIDFLRVYTTGHHAPDTNFPVFKFRMTDDLARTCAFVTDKGCRIYNDRPGACRMYPLGRATKPDGKGGVSEQFFIVKEDHCKGFLEKDEWTGSSWKEDQGFQEYTAHNDRYMHILSRIKQEGRPVSEKMSHMATLALYKVDEFQRFITKMRLFERVEVDEKRQKAILENEHVALAFAMDWFELMLFHDTSKLKTKGVTPRGPACKS
- the rfaE2 gene encoding D-glycero-beta-D-manno-heptose 1-phosphate adenylyltransferase; protein product: MGLPANPKLMSIRTFLKKKAEFMPGHRLVFTNGCFDVLHPGHVDLLTRTRALGDALILGLNSDESVKMLGKGDDRPLNNQDDRAFVLAGLSCVDYIVIFHESTPLELIKACRPQVLVKGGDWPVDQIVGADVVEKAGGEVHSLPLLEGYSTTGFLEKVRNG